In Flavobacterium endoglycinae, one DNA window encodes the following:
- a CDS encoding TonB-dependent receptor, producing the protein MRLKNTILLLTFCFALFTGPAVWAQERASIKGQISLTNNDAVDNVSVVLKGTKIGTTTDANGFYEIKNIKPGNYVIRVSGIGYSSKEKSVSLNSGDAIIEDFKINANSEQLDEIVVNGNGKRNPLARKETQQVSRLPLKNLENPQVYTTITAELLKEQVVTNIDDALKNAPGLTPLWASTGRGGDGAGYFSLRGFAVQPTMINGLPGLSNGGLDPANIDKIEVIKGPSGTLFGSSLISYGGLINLTTKKPYDHFGGEVSYTAGSNGLNRVTADINTPVDEEHRINFRVNTAYHTENSFQDAGFKKSFFFAPSLSYQVSDKLSFFINTEFMNNKQTNPTMLFLDRGAPLRVHNIDELGYDNKRSYTSNELAIETPSYNLQGQMMYKFNDQWTSQTVVSRGSSSSEGYYSYIYEGTQYAPAAINQGIVLGRFMNYQNSTTLTTDIQQNFIGDFKIGNMRNRIVAGLDYFNRGVIDNSSNYVSNGNIYIGNLDLKTVNENLYGITDPAKYITNGDNGNLTKAGTDALIASAGMSNNKTKQEVYSAYVSDVFNFTPALSAMASLRVDRFITAGNVTTKSDDFNQTAFSPKFGLVYQPILDKVSIFANYMDGFANSAPVTEILADGSTRPRTFKPEHANQFEVGTKLNLFKDKLYATFSYYDIQVKDQVYIVYGATTQIAHQDGAQRNKGFEAEFVANPINGLNIVAGYSYVDAILNAGDPSFVGHRPESSGPRNLANLWASYKFQEGDLQGFGLGFGGNYADKNLIMNRNVVGQFALPSYTVLNSSIFYGTEKYTLTLKLDNIANVDTYDGWSTIHPRNMRTVAANFSYRF; encoded by the coding sequence ATGAGATTAAAAAATACAATTTTGCTCTTAACTTTTTGTTTTGCTCTTTTTACTGGACCAGCAGTTTGGGCACAAGAAAGAGCATCTATCAAAGGTCAGATCAGCTTAACCAATAATGATGCTGTAGATAACGTTTCTGTAGTATTAAAAGGAACAAAAATAGGAACCACAACAGATGCGAATGGTTTTTATGAAATCAAAAACATTAAACCAGGAAATTATGTGATTCGAGTTTCTGGAATTGGTTATTCTTCTAAAGAAAAAAGTGTTTCTCTAAATAGTGGAGACGCTATTATAGAAGATTTCAAAATCAATGCTAATTCTGAACAGTTAGATGAAATTGTAGTAAACGGAAATGGGAAAAGAAATCCATTAGCACGTAAAGAAACTCAACAAGTATCAAGATTACCACTTAAAAATCTTGAAAACCCACAAGTATATACCACTATTACTGCCGAACTTTTAAAAGAACAAGTAGTTACAAACATTGATGATGCACTTAAAAATGCGCCAGGATTAACACCACTTTGGGCTTCTACAGGTCGTGGAGGTGATGGAGCAGGATATTTCTCTTTGAGAGGATTTGCTGTTCAGCCCACTATGATTAATGGATTACCGGGATTATCTAACGGAGGTTTAGATCCTGCAAATATTGACAAAATTGAAGTAATCAAAGGACCTTCAGGAACTCTATTCGGAAGTAGCTTAATTTCTTATGGAGGTTTAATTAACTTGACTACTAAAAAACCTTACGATCACTTTGGCGGAGAAGTTAGTTATACAGCTGGAAGCAATGGCTTAAACAGAGTTACTGCTGATATTAATACGCCTGTAGATGAGGAACACAGAATTAACTTCCGTGTAAACACAGCTTACCATACAGAAAATAGTTTTCAAGATGCTGGATTCAAAAAATCATTCTTTTTTGCTCCATCATTATCTTACCAAGTTAGTGACAAACTTTCGTTTTTCATTAATACAGAATTTATGAATAACAAACAGACGAATCCTACAATGTTGTTTTTAGACAGAGGCGCTCCGTTAAGAGTTCATAATATTGATGAATTAGGTTACGATAACAAACGTTCTTACACTAGCAATGAATTAGCAATCGAAACTCCATCATACAATTTACAAGGTCAAATGATGTATAAATTCAATGATCAATGGACTTCACAAACTGTAGTTTCAAGAGGTTCATCTTCATCTGAAGGATACTACTCTTATATTTATGAAGGTACACAATACGCTCCAGCTGCAATAAATCAAGGAATTGTTTTGGGACGTTTTATGAACTATCAAAATTCAACAACACTTACAACTGATATCCAACAAAACTTTATTGGAGATTTCAAAATTGGAAACATGAGAAACAGAATTGTTGCCGGTTTGGATTACTTCAATAGAGGTGTGATCGACAATAGTTCTAATTATGTATCAAATGGAAATATCTATATTGGTAATCTAGATTTAAAAACTGTAAACGAAAATCTTTACGGAATTACTGATCCTGCTAAATATATTACAAATGGAGATAATGGAAATTTAACTAAAGCAGGAACTGATGCACTTATCGCTTCTGCAGGTATGAGCAACAACAAAACAAAACAAGAAGTGTACAGCGCTTACGTTTCTGACGTATTTAACTTCACTCCTGCTTTGTCTGCAATGGCTAGTTTACGTGTAGACCGTTTCATTACTGCTGGTAATGTAACTACAAAATCTGATGATTTTAATCAAACTGCTTTTTCACCAAAATTTGGTTTAGTATACCAGCCAATTCTTGATAAAGTTTCGATTTTTGCGAACTACATGGACGGATTTGCTAATTCTGCTCCTGTTACAGAAATTTTGGCAGATGGAAGTACTCGTCCGAGAACTTTTAAACCAGAACACGCTAATCAATTTGAAGTTGGAACAAAATTAAATCTATTTAAAGATAAACTTTACGCTACATTCAGCTACTACGATATTCAAGTAAAAGATCAGGTTTACATCGTTTATGGAGCAACAACTCAAATCGCTCATCAAGATGGAGCACAAAGAAACAAAGGTTTTGAAGCAGAATTTGTGGCAAACCCAATTAATGGTTTAAACATTGTTGCAGGTTATAGCTATGTTGACGCTATCTTAAATGCTGGAGACCCTTCATTTGTAGGTCACAGACCTGAAAGCTCTGGACCAAGAAACCTGGCAAATCTTTGGGCAAGTTATAAATTCCAAGAAGGAGATTTACAAGGATTCGGTTTAGGTTTTGGAGGAAACTATGCCGATAAAAACCTAATTATGAACAGAAATGTTGTAGGTCAGTTTGCACTACCTTCTTACACTGTTTTAAATTCATCTATTTTCTACGGAACAGAAAAATACACATTGACACTAAAATTAGACAATATTGCCAATGTTGACACCTATGATGGATGGTCAACTATTCATCCAAGAAACATGAGAACTGTTGCGGCGAATTTCTCTTATAGATTCTAA